The sequence TCACAATAAAACGCATTTTTGCCCGCGCATTTCCGGGATCCGAAAGAACAAAATTCACCGTATTTTCATTTTTGCCAAATTTTCACCTGATGATCGATAAATAGGGCGAGTATTAGACTTTTTTTGCCAAATAAGGTACGTAGTAGCGTCTAATTCCTAAATGACCGTCATTTCAGTGATTGAAATGGTGACCAGGGGCTCGGCCCCTTGTTGTGGCGGATGATTTCTACTATTTAATTAGGTAAATATGGCAAATCTCACTCTTGATGACATCTGTGTCCGTTTCGGCGGGTTGCAGGCCTTGACCGACGTCGCCTTTTCGGTATCCGAAGGCGAGGTCGTGGGACTGATCGGCCCCAACGGAGCGGGCAAGACGACGGTATTCAACGTTATCACCGGGGTCTACAAGGCGTCCAGCGGCTCGGTCTCCTACGACGGCACGAAGATCACCGGGCTGCGTCCCTATCAGGTCCTGTCCATGGGCATCGCCCGGACTTTTCAGAACATCCGTCTCTTCCAGAACATGACCGCCCTGGAGAACTGCATGGTCGCCCAGCACAGCCGGTCCAAGACCGGCGTGGTCGGCGCGATACTTCGCAGCCCTTCGCAGCGTCGCGAGGAGGAGCAGATCATCGACAGGTCCCAGAAGGCGCTCGATTTCATGGGCCTGGGCCACATGACCGACGAGGTGGCCTCGAACATGCCCTACGGCCACCAGCGCCGGCTCGAGATCGCCCGCGCCCTGGCCAGCGAACCGCACACCATTCTGCTGGACGAGCCCGCGGCCGGTCTGAACCCGGCCGAGTCCAAGGAGCTGATGGAGTCCATCGGCCGCATCACCAACCTGGGTATCAACGTGCTCATGGTCGAACACGACATGAAGGTCGTCATGGGCATCTGCAACCGCATCGTCGTCCTGGATCATGGCGTAATGATCGCCGAGGGGCTGCCTGAAGAGATTCAGAAGAACCCCGACGTGATTGAGGCATATTTGGGCCAGTAGAGAGGCTGGCTGAACCGCAACGAATGGAGAGAGTGTTTATGAAACGTTTAGTGGTATTCGCAGTTGCTCTGCTCGCTCTGGGCCTGCTCCTGGCGGGCTGCGGCGGCGAAGAGAAAAAAGCCGAACAGGTCCTCAAGATCGGTACCATGTCCCCGCTGACCGGTCCCTACGCCGCCGACGGCAACGATATCCGCCAGGGTGCCGAGATCGCCGTGGAGGTCGTCAACGAGGCCGGCGGCATTCCCGGATTTTCCAAGATCGAAGTCGTTTCCGAAGATACCGCCTGCGATCCGAAGCAGGCCGTTGCTGCAGCCAACAAGCTGATCAACGAGAAAGTGCCCGCCGTTGTCGGCGCGTATTGCTCCAGCTCGACCATTCCCGCCTCCGAGACCCTGGCCGAGGAAAATATTTTCATGCTGACTCCGGCCTCCACCAACCCCAAGGTCACCGAGCGCGGCCTGAAGTACATGTTCCGTACCTGCGGTCGTGACGACCATCAGGCTCCGGCCGCCGTCAAGTTCATGAAGGACGTCGAAGGCGTGAAATCCGTCTTCATCGTCGACGACAAGACCACCTACTCCCAGGGCCTGGCCGAAGGCGTTGCCACCGCTGCCGAAGCCGCCGGCATCAAGGTTCTGGAACACGACCACGTCAACCAGGGCGACAAGGACTACTCCGCCGTGCTGACCAAGGTCAAAGCCGCCAACCCGGACCTGTTCTACATTTCCCTGCAGAACTCCGCCACCGGCGCGCTCATGGTCATCCAGGCCAAGCGTATGGGCATCGACGCCATCCTCATGGGCCAGGACGCCGTCTACCACCCGAAACTCATCGAAATCGCCAAGGGTGACTCCGAGGGCATGTACTGCACCTTCGGCGCCATCGACAAGAACGCTCCCAAGTACAAGGAGTTCTTTGCCAAGTACAAGGCCAAGACCGGCAACGAGCCCGGCGCTTACTCCGCCTACGCCTTTGACTCCGCCACCGCGTACCTGATGGCCCTCAAGGCCGCCGGTACCACCGATCCCGCCAAGGTCCGCGACGAGCTGCTCAAGCTCGACTTCACCGGCGCCTCCAAGCAGATCAACTACCAGGAGAACGGCGACTCCGGCTCCAACTACACCGTGTACAAGGTCCAGGACGGCAAGTTCGTGCCTTACTGGAACTCCCTGACCGGCGAAAAGCTCTAGACCCCAACCCGTCTAACCAACCGGGGCCCCGCTCGAGCGGGGCCCCGGATACTGGAACAACATGGACTTTTTTCTTCAACAGCTGATCAACGGTATCACCCTCGGTGGCGTTTACGCCCTCATCGCCCTGGGCTACACCATGGTCTACGGCATCATCCAGCTCATCAACTTCGCGCACGGCGAGTTCTTCGCCGCGGGCGGATACATGGGCGTGATCCTGATCTCCTATCTTTCCTCGCAGGGGGTGAACCCCTACGCCTGTCTGGCCATCTCCCTGGTCCTGTCCATGGCCTACTGCGCACTGCTGGCCATGGCCGTGGAACAGCTCGCCTACAAGCCGCTCCGGCAGGCCTCGCGTCTGGCCGCGCTGCTGTCCGCGCTGGGCATGTCCATCTTCCTGCAGAACGGGCTGATGCTCACCCAGGGCGTGTATGACCGTCCCTATCCCACGGAGATCACCTCCGGCGGGTTCGAGATCGGGGCCATCTCCATCTCCTACATGCAGATTTTCATCGTGGCGTTGACCGCCTTCCTGCTTGTGGGCCTGAACATTCTGGTCTTCAAGACGAGGATCGGCCGGGCCATGCGCGCCACGGCCCAGGACAAGGTCATGTCCGCCCTGGTCGGT is a genomic window of uncultured Pseudodesulfovibrio sp. containing:
- a CDS encoding ABC transporter ATP-binding protein gives rise to the protein MANLTLDDICVRFGGLQALTDVAFSVSEGEVVGLIGPNGAGKTTVFNVITGVYKASSGSVSYDGTKITGLRPYQVLSMGIARTFQNIRLFQNMTALENCMVAQHSRSKTGVVGAILRSPSQRREEEQIIDRSQKALDFMGLGHMTDEVASNMPYGHQRRLEIARALASEPHTILLDEPAAGLNPAESKELMESIGRITNLGINVLMVEHDMKVVMGICNRIVVLDHGVMIAEGLPEEIQKNPDVIEAYLGQ
- a CDS encoding branched-chain amino acid ABC transporter substrate-binding protein encodes the protein MKRLVVFAVALLALGLLLAGCGGEEKKAEQVLKIGTMSPLTGPYAADGNDIRQGAEIAVEVVNEAGGIPGFSKIEVVSEDTACDPKQAVAAANKLINEKVPAVVGAYCSSSTIPASETLAEENIFMLTPASTNPKVTERGLKYMFRTCGRDDHQAPAAVKFMKDVEGVKSVFIVDDKTTYSQGLAEGVATAAEAAGIKVLEHDHVNQGDKDYSAVLTKVKAANPDLFYISLQNSATGALMVIQAKRMGIDAILMGQDAVYHPKLIEIAKGDSEGMYCTFGAIDKNAPKYKEFFAKYKAKTGNEPGAYSAYAFDSATAYLMALKAAGTTDPAKVRDELLKLDFTGASKQINYQENGDSGSNYTVYKVQDGKFVPYWNSLTGEKL
- a CDS encoding branched-chain amino acid ABC transporter permease; translation: MDFFLQQLINGITLGGVYALIALGYTMVYGIIQLINFAHGEFFAAGGYMGVILISYLSSQGVNPYACLAISLVLSMAYCALLAMAVEQLAYKPLRQASRLAALLSALGMSIFLQNGLMLTQGVYDRPYPTEITSGGFEIGAISISYMQIFIVALTAFLLVGLNILVFKTRIGRAMRATAQDKVMSALVGINSNRIIALTFAVGAGLAAAAGIMVGLYYGSVNYTMGFVPGIKAFAAAVLGGIGNITGALVGGLIIGMVEIFAAGYISGEYKDVFAFIILIGVLYFKPTGIMGENVDDTRV